One Luteolibacter flavescens DNA window includes the following coding sequences:
- a CDS encoding MCP four helix bundle domain-containing protein: protein MKPGPLRSFFLILAVLILLTIVISPVLTVWTIRRDANRIVSDSLQGLATSSLATMQMSEGFLDTTRAVSGRGMAGPELAASLGERSRATDAQYTAHRETLQTDSERAAFDRLTATKDDYRATRKAVVDLITAGQMQEADALFESECVPKFHAYAQALGNLVEHNAAEARAGGAEIIRLCHVLLGVQALLLVFFFIYGFFVPLTAVMERLSRNPIVVRR, encoded by the coding sequence ATGAAACCCGGTCCCCTGAGGAGCTTCTTCCTCATCCTCGCCGTTCTCATTCTCCTGACCATCGTCATCAGCCCCGTGCTCACCGTGTGGACCATCCGCCGGGACGCGAACCGCATCGTCTCGGACTCCCTGCAGGGCCTCGCGACCAGCAGCCTGGCGACCATGCAGATGTCCGAGGGCTTTCTCGATACCACGCGCGCCGTAAGCGGCCGTGGCATGGCAGGCCCGGAACTGGCCGCGAGCCTCGGCGAACGCAGCCGTGCCACTGATGCGCAATACACCGCCCACCGCGAGACGCTCCAGACCGACTCCGAGCGCGCCGCATTTGACCGGCTGACCGCGACGAAGGACGACTACCGCGCCACGCGAAAGGCCGTCGTGGACCTCATCACCGCCGGGCAGATGCAGGAAGCCGACGCGCTTTTCGAATCCGAGTGCGTGCCGAAATTCCACGCCTACGCGCAGGCGCTGGGAAATCTGGTGGAGCACAATGCCGCTGAGGCGCGTGCCGGTGGCGCGGAGATCATCCGGCTCTGCCACGTGCTCCTCGGCGTGCAGGCGCTGCTGCTGGTGTTCTTTTTCATCTACGGCTTCTTCGTCCCGCTGACCGCCGTGATGGAGCGGCTGTCACGGAACCCCATCGTGGTCCGCCGCTGA